TGCCCCCTCTCCCTCCGCCGTCTCCGTCGCGCGATGACTCCGCTCCGCCTGAGCCCTCATCTCGGGAAGACaattctcctcctcctcccgcCCCTCCTTTCGATCCTAGCAGAAGtaaccctctctctctctctacattctggcttgtgatttttttgaattattgtatTGTTATGATCTTAAACTGCTCTGTGTAAACTCAATTGTGCTCAATTTCTATTATCTATACCTAATTCTTTGGCGTAGGATCATAACCGGATCTTAATGATGAATAATTTGCAATTTAGCCTAAATGTTTTGCATTTTGTGTGCATTATTAGGAAGCCATTGTAGATTTTAGGTGTAAATACTGTTTGGGTAGTATGGAGTTCTGCTGCATCAATTTGGTTGCAGAAACACCTTGAATCAAGTTATGGTTATGTTTGGGTGCAGTCATGCCCCATTTTCTTATCTATGAGCTTGTTTTGTGTTATTGAAGTGATTGGGATCATCAAAAGGAAGGCCATGATCAAAGAATTGGCAGCTGCATATCATGCTGAGTGCCTCACCTACTGCCAGGAACTATTGGAACTACAGAAAAATGTCGACGAGGCAAGTGGTTTTCACGTTCTCGTGCTATTTTCTGTATTGTGTGCTCTTTTCATTATCTATGTTACTATAGATGGGTGATTAATAAGGGTAATGCCACAGTTATCACTAGAGGAACCATTAGCAGATGAATTTATTCCTTTTGATGCTTATACGGTAGACTGTTCCTAGTGCGATAACTGTTATCAACGTAAACCAGGATTTCTGACCAACCACTTGTAGTTCAATACCCCCACGCGGAAAGTAAGAAAGACTAGCAGGCACCAAGATGATTCCAATGCTATTTATAAAAGCATATGTTTCTAGTGATGGACTAGTTAGTTTTAGCAGAGGGAACTATGGTTGGCTGTTGGTTCTTTTGAATAACTAAAAGAAATCTTTGTCAAAAGTATTGTTACCCAAGTGCATTGGCTGTGATAGAATGGCTGAATTACTGAGCAGGGTGAAAGAAACAGCTTCGACCGTGAAAAAAGTCTTTTAAAGCCTCTATATTTTGTGGATATAAAGTGAAGAGGATAATTTTCTGACCTGCATTCACTCTCAATGAAAATGAGTATGAAAACTTGGACACTGAGTGGTGCAGTCTTTTGGATCAGCAGAGGCCGAATTGTGGACTATAGCTAACAGACTATTGATCATTAACAAGCTACTTAATCGTAACCCTGAAGAAAATCTTGCTCGAATATCTCCCAACCATTCACTCTGCCTCTGGAAGACA
The nucleotide sequence above comes from Salvia hispanica cultivar TCC Black 2014 chromosome 5, UniMelb_Shisp_WGS_1.0, whole genome shotgun sequence. Encoded proteins:
- the LOC125188586 gene encoding filamin-binding LIM protein 1, with the protein product MGELQIQHPFSLPPPPLPPLPPPSPSRDDSAPPEPSSREDNSPPPPAPPFDPSRMIGIIKRKAMIKELAAAYHAECLTYCQELLELQKNVDEPFTDIKLPEEPRKEVQRPAKRVKKSR